A DNA window from Tachysurus fulvidraco isolate hzauxx_2018 chromosome 4, HZAU_PFXX_2.0, whole genome shotgun sequence contains the following coding sequences:
- the bnc2 gene encoding zinc finger protein basonuclin-2 isoform X3 gives MLYGTHALPVRLKILLDRLFSVLKQDEVLHILHGLGWTLRDYVRGYILQDAAGKVLDRWTIMSREEEIITLQQFLRFGETKSIVELMAIQEKEGQAVTVPSSKADSGIRTFIESNNRTRSPGLLTHLENSSPSSIHHFENIPNSLAFLLPFQYINPVSAPMLGLPPNGLNLDQSALRLREPNLSNQSEPVDSSESEVSLSPFRNSQSPNRGAIGTIPNSIEPKTEPNGSSPITTTPSAQQVQQQQAQQQQQQIQQQQQPQNNAINDHHFVKNEQSKNLHSSFSSKMHRMRRMGTPSRKGRVCCNACGKTFYDKGTLKIHYNAVHLKIKHRCTIEGCNMVFSSLRSRNRHSANPNPRLHMPMLRNNRDKDLIRSTSGSATPVISSTKSGFTLTSPGRPPLGFATPPLDPMMQSPLQSPLVFPSLKSVQPVQPIPPFYRSLLSPADIVSPPVSLPTSPILPTTTNSTSIMDQHQQILAASSNNSHMSETGTLSHHLSTTLGAPDPITIDPMPKKKPRKSSMPVKIEKDREVPEDYDDKDDDNDDDSCHHRHPASHLHNNINGNCNNNNNSSSGHQSPSQDEMTEGTSELRCMDSFTSEEQDHERDFENESETSESKMFYRDEPMDAEDHRHTSRRNMDKEKDDGMEDRHIHKEIEEKRCSSRSPHQPVIKIKEELNDPTYDMFCMGQYNLYNGGMAAAAAAAASMAALHESFISSMGYESSSPKFHSQSPEGDLCSSPDPKICYVCKKSFKSSYSVKLHYKNVHLKEMHVCTVAGCNAAFPSRRSRDRHSSNINLHRKLLTKELDDFVLDPQLMPLPRDMRAELAAKIYSGHRHEDPVSPLGNGYRGDSDYTALDLSTASSIHSSGSVQSSRDSDEASDEGVLLDELDVSEGEEAGPGLVEGAGLVTSDPTSSPSATANGGILCSICHKMYSNKGTLRVHYKTVHLREMHKCKVPGCNMMFSSVRSRNRHSQNPNLHKNTPFISMLD, from the exons GATGCTGCAGGCAAGGTGCTGGACCGCTGGACCATCATGTCCCGTGAAGAGGAGATCATTACCCTGCAGCAGTTTCTGCGCTTCGGAGAGACCAAATCCATCGTGGAGCTCATGGCGATTCAGGAGAAGGAAGGCCAAGCGGTCACGGTGCCCTCTTCAAAGGCTGACTCTGGTATCCGGACTTTTATTGAAAGCAACAACCGCACTCGCAGTCCTGGCCTCCTTACACACTTGGAGAACAGCAGCCCTTCTAGTATCCATCATTTTGAGAACATCCCCAACAGTTTGGCTTTTCTGCTGCCCTTCCAGTACATCAATCCTGTCTCGGCTCCCATGTTGGGGCTGCCACCTAACGGGCTAAACTTAGATCAATCGGCTCTGAGGCTCCGAGAGCCAAACCTTTCCAATCAGAGTGAACCAGTAGATAGCAGTGAGTCAGAAGTGTCTTTGTCACCTTTCCGAAACAGCCAGAGTCCAAACCGAGGTGCCATAGGGACCATTCCGAATTCCATCGAGCCCAAGACGGAACCTAATGGATCATCACCTATCACAACAACCCCATCCGCACAGCAAGTCCAACAACAGCaagcacagcagcagcagcagcagatccaacaacagcagcagcccCAGAACAATGCCATAAATGACCACCACTTTGTGAAAAATGAGCAGTCAAAGAACCTTCACTCTTCCTTCTCTTCCAAGATGCACCGCATGCGTCGCATGGGTACTCCGTCGCGCAAGGGTCGCGTCTGCTGCAATGCCTGTGGCAAGACCTTCTATGACAAAGGCACTCTGAAGATCCACTATAATGCTGTACATCTGAAGATCAAGCACCGTTGCACGATCGAGGGATGCAACATGGTCTTCAGCTCCTTGCGTAGCCGCAATCGCCACAGTGCAAATCCCAACCCTCGCCTTCACATGCCTATGCTGAGAAACAACCGAGATAAGGACCTCATTCGCTCCACTTCTGGATCAGCTACCCCGGTCATCTCTAGTACCAAGAGTGGATTTACTCTAACAAGTCCTGGACGGCCTCCTCTAGGCTTCGCAACTCCTCCTCTCGATCCGATGATGCAGTCCCCCCTTCAGAGTCCTCTGGTCTTCCCATCCCTGAAGTCTGTGCAGCCAGTACAACCCATACCACCTTTCTACCGCAGCTTGCTTTCTCCTGCTGACATCGTGAGCCCTCCAGTGTCCCTTCCCACTAGTCCGATTTTACCCACTACTACCAACAGCACCTCCATCATGGACCAACATCAGCAGATCTTAGCTGCTAGTTCCAACAATAGCCACATGTCTGAGACAGGAACTTTGTCTCACCACCTTTCCACCACTTTAGGTGCTCCGGATCCCATCACCATTGATCCTATGCCCAAGAAAAAACCTCGCAAGTCCAGCATGCCTGTCAAGAtcgagaaagacagagaggtaCCGGAGGATTATGACGATAAAGATGATGACAACGATGATGACAGCTGTCACCATCGTCACCCTGCATCTCACCTCCACAATAATATCAATGGAAACtgcaacaataataacaacagcagcagcgGGCATCAGTCACCCTCCCAGGATGAGATGACGGAAGGCACCAGTGAGCTGCGTTGCATGGACAGTTTCACGTCCGAGGAACAGGACCATGAGCGTGACTTTGAGAATGAGTCAGAGACTTCTGAGTCCAAGATGTTCTACCGTGATGAGCCAATGGACGCTGAAGATCATCGCCACACCTCCAGGAGAAACATGGACAAAGAAAAGGATGATGGCATGGAAGATAGACACATCCACAAAGAGATAGAAGAAAAGAGATGCTCTTCGCGGTCCCCACATCAACCTGTCATCAAAATCAAAGAAGAACTCAACGATCCAACCTATGACATGTTTTGCATGGGGCAATACAATCTGTACAACGGTGGAATGGCTGCTGCAGCCGCAGCCGCTGCGAGTATGGCTGCCTTGCACGAGAGCTTCATCTCCTCCATGGGTTACGAATCAAGTTCGCCCAAATTTCACTCCCAGTCCCCAGAGGGCGATCTCTGCTCCAGCCCTGACCCTAAAATCTGCTACGTCTGCAAGAAGAGCTTCAAGAGCTCCTACAGTGTCAAACTGCACTACAAAAACGTACACCTAAAAGAGATGCACGTCTGCACGGTGGCCGGGTGCAATGCTGCTTTCCCTTCCCGACGAAGCCGAGACAG GCACAGCTCCAACATCAACCTCCACCGCAAACTTCTGACCAAAGAACTGGACGACTTTGTCCTCGACCCCCAGCTCATGCCGCTGCCCCGGGACATGCGCGCAGAGCTAGCGGCCAAAATCTACTCTGGACACAGACACGAGGACCCCGTGTCCCCCCTAGGCAACGGTTACCGCGGCGACAGCGATTACACGGCGCTGGACCTGAGCACGGCGTCAAGCATCCACTCCAGCGGCAGCGTCCAGTCGTCACGTGACTCGGACGAGGCCAGCGACGAGGGCGTGCTCCTGGACGAGCTGGACGTTAGCGAGGGAGAGGAAGCGGGGCCTGGGCTAGTTGAAGGGGCGGGGCTGGTGACCTCAGACCCCACCTCCTCGCCGTCGGCGACCGCTAATGGCGGCATCTTATGCTCCATCTGCCACAAAATGTACAGCAACAAAGGGACGCTGCGAGTGCACTACAAAACCGTTCACCTGCGCGAGATGCACAAGTGCAAAGTGCCCGGGTGCAACATGATGTTCTCCTCGGTCCGAAGCCGGAACCGACACAGTCAGAACCCCAacctgcacaaaaacacaccctTCATCTCCATGCTCGACTAG